Genomic window (Gadus morhua chromosome 3, gadMor3.0, whole genome shotgun sequence):
gctgctgcttggGAACCAGCCCTGGTAGGGGAgaaaggatggaggaggaggtaagacGAGGTCCAGACTGAGacgtggggtggggtggggtgtggCCGGGGGTCTTGTCACCATGTTCAGAGTCTTCACTGTCCTCCGAGGAGTCGCTGCTGGCCGATGAGGAAGAGCCAGTCTTCGCCTTCGAGACCTCCAAGGCCTTCTCAGCTGTGCGGGGAGATGATGAAGTCGTAATTTATTAGAAAGAATACCAAAAAACTCCTGCTGCTTgaaacgcacgcgcacacacgcacacgcaaacacacacacgcacacacctgttgTCCTTTTCTTTTTCCTGAGGCTGCAGGAGACGTATTTTTCCAACTCCCTCAGCGTGGAGGGCTTCAGTGTTTCAAAGTCGATCTCAATCTCATCCGGATTGGAGTTCTTCAGCGAGGGCTCGCGGGACTGGATGATGTGGACCACACGGCCCAGCTTGTCCCCGGGGAGTTTGTTGATGTCCAAGCTCAGCTGGCGCTTCTCCTCGTACGACATGGGCTTGCAGCGCTCACCCGAGCCGCCTCCGAACACACCTGggagagaggtcagagggggcagaggtcagagggggCAGACGTCGGAGGAAGCAGAGTCCAGAGAAGACGAAGGAGGTCAGCAGAAGTTCTCAATGCAGGAAGGGGCAAGAAATGCTGAGGGTAGCCGAGAAGCAGTGTTCCTCAAAACGGGTCCGAAGGCTTACCAGAGCCACAATGTGTCGTTTTGTTGTCAAATGTTAATCAGGATCGTGTGCGtcctatggggggggggggggggtctagagcCATGGTCTTGAGCATAAAGCgacctgacacacacagcagtcGACATCATGTGAAAGCATGCGTACACACCGATGTCGTCTTCTGCCTCGAGAGACGCAGAGGGGACGAGAGGCGTCGGGCCGGCCAGGGGGGGCACCCCGAGACGACTGTTCTTAACCTCATCTTTCTTACTGCGGCGGAGAAAGATGGCTTGGATTAGCTCCGTATAAGAGGAACGGTATCATAGAAGGAGGCTCTACAGCTCAACCGGGGCAGAACTACTGTCCAGGAAACTCAGTCCATTCTCAATTAGGTTCAATATTGATTTCACGAAGGGACTGAAAGTGAAATAatctaataataaaaaagtccTACCCAGGCTTCTTCCGGTCTTTCTTGCCCACCACGGCAGGCTCCTTGCAGACCTTGCTCTTCTTGGAAGGTTGGAGGATGGCGGCCGGCGGGACTTCCACCATTTCCTCCAGTGCAGACTTCTTCTTgtgcttctccttcttcttctccttctctttttccttctccttctccttctctttctccttctccttctccttcctctccctctccttcttcttgcTGGGCTTGCTCACCTGGGGCTGGGCGAGGGCAGCCAGCTGCTCGTGGACCGCCTTCAGCTGCCGGGACGACAGTGAAACATAACCATTACCACGGATGCGGGAGTCATGTGACCACGCATTTCCTGGCTGaggccttccccccccccgccaggctGTATTGTCActttttctcctccctccctaaaCCCCATACCCCTTTCATTTACCATCATCTAACCCAGTGGTCATGTCGCCAGATATGCATATGGGGTCATGTTTCATTGTTGACGGATAAACTATAGATATTGGATTTTGTAAAATGTGAATGGTCCTTAGTaaatacaaacagacagattCTTAGTCCCACGAGCTAACCCCTATCAACCGCCTTGGTGTTGATGGGCGGTACGTGGAGAGCGGATGCACGTTAGGGTCACAAACCTTTTCTGACATCACTATGGGTTCACGGGCCCAAAAGGGAACCGGCGCTCTAACCTGCTCCTGTAGCTCGGCCAGCCGGTGCTGCCGCTCGCGCTCCGAATCGCCCGCCGAGGACTCCGCGTCGGAGGAGCTCGAGGTCCGGCGTGCCAGCGTGGCCGGCAGGACTTGACGcgaggtgggggcggggaggagggcggggtggAGCGCCGGGTGGAGCGCCGGGTGGTGTACCGGGTGGTGGACCGGGTGGTGGACCGGGTGGTGGACCGGGTGGTGGACCGGTTGGTGGACCGGGTGGGGGGCCGGGTGGGGGGCCGGCGAGGGGGCCGGCACCAACGCGGGCTCCGTCGGCTCGTCGGGCATTTTGGCGAAGCGCATCTCAAACACATCCTGTCACGAGGACATTATGGTAAAGAGAACCCGTGAGCTGGTTCTGGGTGTGTGAGCCGTGAGTTTAGAAAAcagaagacaaacaaacaagacacGCGCCTCAAAACATCGTCTGGCGGTAgggcgggagaggggggggggttattacaGGTTGTTGAGGTGCAGAGTCGGTGCTGTTACTGTACCTGTAACTTGCGTGCCATGGCCACCACGTCGTGATCCGGCGGGTTGTATTTATAACAGTTGGAGAACATCAGGCGGACGTCCGCCGCAAACTCCTGGGCGTCTCGGTACTGCCTGGCCTCCAGCTTGTTCTGAAGACACGGGCGGCAGACGTCAACGcgcgtgcgtacacacacacacacacacacacacacacacacacacacactagggctgtcgtttcgaaatgtatccaaaaacgcgaattcgaacgtgaaaattaatattcgaatgtgaaaaaacactcccgcggtacaagcgcctctatctgctttgtgaatgagcctctgtctgttcgcgatgtccctcataatattcaaatgtgaaaaaacactcccgctgaaagctgctataacgcaatgttctcggcaaagtccgagacagcttttttttcatgaatccgaacggtgcgtagtgctggccctttcgctggcatggtggaagacgtaggcgacatgcattttttttctttatcgattttaataggccttctcgataaatggtaagcaaagcaaggaacgttaccactagcatactttgtaacattcagaagcgggcgtcttcttcagattactatagtttgcgcgcttgcaggtgtggtggtgaaatgcaagcgatacaaagttgtggcttttcatgattaggcctccacgttactgggctgtttataggatatatatatatcccactaatttgaaccatggttttgtcgcattattgacatattgacggcaactgcgtaaaataggcaaccagatattcgaatagttcgaattcgtgatttttttccaaacgaacattcgaatgtcatttttgagcaattttgacagccctaacacacacacacacacacacacacacacacaggcgagcTCACCTTGACGGTGCAGAGGTCCATGGGGTGCTTGATGATGTCGTGGTAGTCGTGGAGGCTGAGGGCCCGCGCGTCCACGGGCTTGTAGAAGGGCCAGGCGTACTCGCCGTGCTTCTTGGACAGCATGTCCCGGACCAGGCCGGCGCAGTAGCGCAGCTGCTCCTGCTTCTTGGGGCTCGCCGTGCCCGCCAGCCCGATGCCGAGCACCAGGCCCAGGTGGTTCTGGGAGTCGGGCTGCAGGGCCTCCCGCTTGGGCTGCTTGGGCGGCCGGCTGACCTCGCGCCGGGGCCGCGGGTCGGCGGACGAGACGGGGGACGACTCGCTGAGCTGGTCGTTGGCGGTGGGCGTGGTGGTGTCGGCTTTTCTCTTTTGACTcttcctctgctgtgagggGACACCAGGTgaataaacaaatgaacaaattgAAGCAGGGCGTTCAGAATGCTCAGAGACGCAGGCAGAGGTTCTGAGTCCGTCGGAGCTCGAGCCACGGACTCACCTTGATGGGAGCTGCGGGGTTCTGCTGAGGCTGGTTGGGGTGGAGACCTGAGAGAGCGGTGGTGTGGGCGCTGGCTGGAGGAGGGACCGAGGTCAGTCCCTGGGCCAGGATGTCCAGTGTTGACAGGGGGAACGGGGGTCCGAGCTGAGGGGCGTGGGAGGGCGGGGTAGGGGGCACCCGAGGGGGCTGCGCCAGGCCGTGGGACGGGAGGGCCAGGGGGAGGTTGGGAGGGCCCTGGGGAGTGGGGGTCAAAGGGGGGGCGCGGGTGTGGggcgtggaggaagaggaggagtagtctcgtgtgtgtggagtggtggagggggatgaggagtcCTGCCCCGAGTCTGGTCTGGTCAAACCTGGGGAAGGAAGCAAACGAATGAGGCAAAAGAGATCAAGATTCATCTAAACAGAAGGGAACTACGATCAGTCTCAGGATACAACTACAAAGCTTCAGATTGTCGGTGAACCATCTATCTAATATGTCAACAGTAGTTATGACTGCTGGGAAACATCGCAGCAAAGATGGATACGGCGGCAGATGTTTAATCCCCAACTGCCGGACTGCCGTTTGGGAACGGACGGCCCAAACGGACCAGGTCCACTTCTGGTTTTACCTGGCTCCCGCCGGCTACTGCCGCGCCGTCCTTTGGAAACCACGGCAATCTCCGTCTCCTCCTGGGGCATCTCAGAGATCTTATTGAGGAACGCCTTCTCCAGAGACTCCGCCATCAACACAATGTCGTCGCCAGGCtgcgcacaggcacacgcacacgcacacgcacacgcacacacacacaatagaacaAGTTGGTTTTTTCTATCTCCAGTGCGATCGCATGATGCAAGCATTTAAAGACAATTGTAATTCCTCATTATCGTGCACCGTCAATTTGAATGCAATAGCTGTTTCGTCCTTCAAATGAAAGGCGGGTTGTGTTTACCAGACGACGACTGACACTGAACAtgtacattatcccgcttataacGTGGCTACTGACTGCGTTCATAGCAACGGCCTGATATTTACAGAGGCAGTCTGCCATTCAGAAATATGAATGCCTTAATCTACCAGTGTTCTACCAAAATGTAGTATTCAACCAGAAGCCATGTAAtaacatacaataataataatcagccTCTATCAGTATAGAAATGTATGCACATTTGGAGAACAGAGGCCCATCctgcagcatgtgtgtgtacgtgggtttACCTTATTGTAAATGTAGCAGTTGGTGAACATGGTATTGAAGTCGTGTATGCACTCATGGGCGTTCCAGTAGTAGCTATTTTCCAAACGTTTCTTGATAGTGCCCATATCCATGGGGGTCTTGATGATCTTATAGTAGTCCTAGAACCAGGGAGGAAATGGAGGGTGCAGTTAGTGCATGTACCAGTTAGTAGAGGTGTTTCACAAGTCTCCATGAACCCTAGGATCCCAAACCCGACCTGGGTGAGGGTCCACATTGTATTATGCTCTATGGGGTCTGGGTCGGGCCCCGTCTATTACCGGGTTCTCCGGGTCTGTTTAACCACAAGAGCGCAAAATATGGAAGAAAAAATGTTGGAAATGCTCACGGAAGTGATGGCAGATTGGCAGAATTTCCTGGGTTCATTAGGATTCTGGCCCCTCATTTTGGAGCCATGCAGACATTTCAACTAAAAAGCCTGATTCCACAGAATGGACAAGTAGCACTCAGTCAAACTACTTACAGGCAGGTTGAGTTTGATGGCGTCTACGGGAGCTTGGAAGGGCCATGCGAAGTGGTGTTTCCATAAAGCCTTCAACACCCCTTTCAACAGGTACTGTGTACAAAACATGAAGAGTCAAAATCCCAGCCATCATACGACAGGCAGTCGTATGCCATCATACAATCATGAGCAAAACAACCCGCATAACAGATTGTCTCTCCGTACCTGTAGCTGATTGGTCTGCCGCCTGGGTCGGGAGGGGTTCCATGTTTCGGGAGCAGGGGGGttgcaggagagaggaggcggcgCTGTGGGAGGAGTCTGGCTCCTGCCCGCCTCCAGTCCGTCTcccatggtgatggtggtttggggtggggtggggtgggtgggggagggggggaggggtttgcaGACGAGTCGGGGCTGATTGGACCTGGCGGGGGCAGGCGCGGCAGCGGGGGCGCCGCCTCAGGCCATGACGCTCCTGACTCGACTCTCTGGGGGAAGGATGGTCATCATTAGCATCCGTCACCACCACTAGACAGTCGCTGCCCCTCTTTACTAGGGTTACTCCGTAAGTCAACACTCACTGCACTTTCTACGGGACGAGATCACCAACACCGTTAGTTTCATCCGCATGGCTCGTATAGAAGGGCCTAAGAGGGCATTTCGTGAACTTTCGTGAAATCAAACCAACTAATGGTCTAGTTATACTGCGGGATCATTTCTCTGGTCTACAAGAAGAGCCATCTACAGGAAGGATGTTGGGAGGAAGGACCAGACTTTGCCAGAATTAGTGGTCTATATAAAAGCCTGGGTCTTCTACAAGTTAAGGGTTTGTCTGTGGTGCAAGGACAGCATAGCACACTGGTACTGGGACTGGTGAcctgagagagatagaaaaaggAGTCGGAAAtataggttgtgtgtgtgtgaatgggggaCTTATCGTCCCTGTTATACATGCGTTATATCTgtgcatattattatttatctttatttcagACTCATATAGGTCCATATACACGACAACATATGGACCGCCATATGTTTCTGACAAAATCATCGCAAAAAAGGCAACCGTTGGTACAACAAGTGGAACAGTGGAATCCAAGTTTAAACCACTCCTCGATCTCCAACGCCAACTCATTTATCTCCATAAATGAGACACTTCGCATTTGTCCATGCACCTTACTTGTGTGAACCTGTGTGACAAACAAAACCTATTGGAGAATTGAGAGGCAATATTGGAATATTCTGAAACAAAGTTGTGGTGCAATAGTACCAATTTGAACTACTTTCGATATCGACATGCTCAACTGCTCAGTAAGATGTGTAATGAAATAGTGTTCTGAAACAAAAAGTGGAATCTTCTCCTTTTTTTCTGTTAAAGCCTTGACATAATTTAGAAAGGTTTAGGGGGCACATTCATAGTTGAGCTCGGATGTGTTGACCCTTACCTGGACGTTAAGTATACGTGTGGACACTTTGGacttttgttttattgtggaTCTGACAATTGTGGCAAACTATTTAAAAGTGCACACATATGTATATCGATCCACGATTCGTCTAAAGTTACATAACATTCCATAAATAagaaaggattttttttttttatcaggccTTTCGGTCAGATGTTGACTTCAGGTTCAGCACATTTCACTACGCACCATCACATTCCCGCACACCGCTATTACCGTACCACATGTCGAAGGAGCGCAGACAGAAATAACGTTAAGGTCAGATCTGCCGTGTTCTTCGAAGAGACTATTGAACACTCCTGATAGTCTTAAAAGACGAAATAGCATCATGTCTTTGCTACCAGTGTCTAGCACATTAATTCCATTTCCAGGGTCCAGGTAAGATAGCTCAGACAACCACTTAACACAATTAAACAGTGATTATACACCGTCACAATATCTGTGGGCGTTATTATAAAATACGAATCAATTCTAACTCATATTCATCATGAGACGATGTATAATAGAATATCCTAAAAGTGCTAATTTGTTATTCCTTAACCTTCCCTGTAAGAATGTCGCCATGACGGCTGTCACCAGTTGACAGCTCGGCACGTAAACTGCCTTTCAGAATACAACTTTGACGGATTTCAGATTCCCGAAAGATTATACGCCACATTTTACAAGCGCCTCTGCGCCACCATGCGTAAACTACGCTTCAAGTTGATCGTACGTTATGTCACGAATACGGCCTACGGGGCTACAAACAAACAGCCTAGAAGCTAACTGGTTAGCATCATACTGTCCTGCAGGTTACGCGCACACTGACAACCAGGGACAGTCAGTGTCGTGAAAATGACCTCAACGTGACCCAAACAACGCTAAAAAAGCCACATACTGTACGTGCCGAGAAACAAAGTGCACAAACTTAAGATAGCAGATTTATCTCGTGCGCCCGCACCGGTGCAAGGCCTGCGAAGACAGCCCATGCTCCGCTTGTCACTGCGAGCTCTGACAGCGCGGGGAATACGCAAGCAATGACAGATGTCAGCGTTTTACTGAAATTGTTGGATTCTATGCCGGCGCTTGACGCGTCAATGTCACATTAGTAAAGGTTCAAACTGCGTTTTTTACCTTCCTATGTCGGTTGTCAGCGCGCGCAGATCTTCCTCGCCCCAAATCCAGAACAAACAGTCCCGTCCGACGTCAGCGACGTCAGACGCAAGGGGGCGGGCCCAAAGCTGGTCAGACGAATGTCACCTCTTCACGATTACCCCACCCTGCCTGTATGTAGAAGCTCATGCAACACCATGAAAATATTTCAACTAGGAATAAAATTTGAAAATATTTGAACGATAAGCTTATTCCTTGTTATCCATTATATATCCCTATACGACCCACAAAATAATCCTTATTTTAGACATGTCGAGATTTTTGGAATTATAAATAACAAATCACACATTTGCATCCTCAACAATATGTTTTTAAAAAATTGACTACAATGTATACCACGTTTGGTCAAGGTTATTTTATTATGGACGGCCGGTGTGGACGTTTGATAGAATAGAGTACTTCAGAGTAATATGAGGATAGAGTAATATCCACAAGGTGGCGCACTGTCTGTGCGGATATTATTACAcccaaaggaaaataaaaatacgTATAGACCTAAAGGTATGAGCATTTGACACGGTAAAGCATTTAAAGCTTTAAACTGAAATAAGGCTTGAAGATTTGTCTACTGATGCATACAAGTATAGTCTGTCATCCAATGATTATATTGCAATGATACAACATAACACATTAAGCGACCTTTGATTTACCAAATatcaaaaaaatgtttgccCTGAAGAATGACTTTAATTACAGTAGTGAAAGTATTACTTTAATTACCCAAGTCACACCACAATGGATTtatcaaacacattttttatttacttaatAGAACAAAACCTTTGTTGCACAAGAGACAACGGATTAGTTCCTAAACCAATTCTAAAGACATAACTTTAATCTTTCCAGGATATTAACATTGGGAAGTGTAAATGTAATCATTTGCCAACAACACTGACTGGCAAGGGATTACATTTTATGTACTGTTAGTCGGGGGAGGGCAGAATTTACCACTTGATACCAGACACTTTCaataaaaacgaaaaaaaaaaaaaaaaaaaaaaaaggcacaagAAAATTTGGGTTACAAACAAaacatgaaatacatttttgcttCGTCTTTGTAAGAAACCTCAGGACACTGGCATGTACGTTATGGTAATTCAGGGTAGGCGGCGAAAGGGCAGCGATGGAAGGACTAGGAAACATGTTAACTGGTCCAGATAAGAGTTTGCAGTGAGAGGCCACTACAGTCACTCAAGCACAGCACCATCACTGCCATTCTTGTCCCCTTCCACTTCTCCGGCTGTTGCTTCTACTCCCTCTTCCTCGTCCAACTCGCCCTGCACAGCATCTTCACCGATCTCATCCTCTACAACATAACCTTCGTCATCTCCAACCTCAAagccttcttcctcttcttcttcttcctcctccaccttattTCCCCCCTGCTGTGCTGCCGCCTCCTgctctttctcctcctgctgctgctgctgctcctgctgctgctgctgctcctgctcctcctcctcctgctgctgctgctcctgctccatCTTTTCCCCCTCCGCTCCTTCTCCCTCAGCCACCTCCTGAGCAGTCTCCCCTTCGATGGCAGGCTCCTCCTTTATTGACTGGCTGTCGTTCTTCTGGCCGCCGTCATCGCCGTCGCCCATCTCCTTCATGCCGTCggtcacctccatcaccatggAGTCCTCGGGGTCCTGCTCGTCTTGGTTCCCGGTGAACGGATTTTCACCCTGTAGAGGGAACGGCCATTTCAACACCGAGTCAAGTTCAGCCCCACACATCGGTGCAGACATGGCTGCAATGTGCTGGTACACTTTTGCCCATGAGGCACTCTATGGATGGTTTGGAATACAACAAGTGTAATCGCAACACGAACAAGCTGCACAAGTAAAGCAGAACTCTTATGTGTTGCATAATAAATATTAACAACTTCCACAAACACTGTTGCAGATGGCTGACATCTGGTTCAGAAGCCGTCATGGTACACGTTTTAATTAGTTAATCCCATTCAGACCTGGCTGCATTCCCACTAGACAGACAACGCGGTTTCAGGCCATGCGAAGGGCAGGCTGCTGAAGCACCAACAACAAAAGCAGAGCAGATAACCCTGGCTGTGGGATATTTACCTTGAGATAACTCTCCAGTTTCTTGCCAATAATCTTGTGGTTAAGTATGCTGCGAGCCACAGACAGACTGCCTCTCTTCGACTGCTCCATCATACCCTGTAAACAAACAAGACACCACCAGTCAGACCGGGGGAGCAGGCTTAAGCATGTTCAGACACCGCCGTGTGCATAAACAGGATTCGGTGTTATGGCTTACGTCACTTATACACATTGGTTCCTCAAGTGAAGATTGGGGATTGAGCCTTCTTACCTTGCGGTTGTAGTTGTGATCAGGGGATTTGATGTGCTTCTGGATCAGGTGGTGTTGCATAGGTATGAACAGGTCACATGCGGCGCAGTGGGCAGCCTCTACTTTCCTCATGAAGTGCTCCATACCGATCTCTGTCATATGAATACAAGGGTCATTttcgcgc
Coding sequences:
- the LOC115539868 gene encoding bromodomain-containing protein 4 isoform X5 — protein: MGDGLEAGRSQTPPTAPPPLSCNPPAPETWNPSRPRRQTNQLQYLLKGVLKALWKHHFAWPFQAPVDAIKLNLPDYYKIIKTPMDMGTIKKRLENSYYWNAHECIHDFNTMFTNCYIYNKPGDDIVLMAESLEKAFLNKISEMPQEETEIAVVSKGRRGSSRREPGLTRPDSGQDSSSPSTTPHTRDYSSSSSTPHTRAPPLTPTPQGPPNLPLALPSHGLAQPPRVPPTPPSHAPQLGPPFPLSTLDILAQGLTSVPPPASAHTTALSGLHPNQPQQNPAAPIKQRKSQKRKADTTTPTANDQLSESSPVSSADPRPRREVSRPPKQPKREALQPDSQNHLGLVLGIGLAGTASPKKQEQLRYCAGLVRDMLSKKHGEYAWPFYKPVDARALSLHDYHDIIKHPMDLCTVKNKLEARQYRDAQEFAADVRLMFSNCYKYNPPDHDVVAMARKLQDVFEMRFAKMPDEPTEPALVPAPSPAPHPAPHPVHQPVHHPVHHPVHHPVHHPVHHPALHPALHPALLPAPTSRQVLPATLARRTSSSSDAESSAGDSERERQHRLAELQEQLKAVHEQLAALAQPQVSKPSKKKERERKEKEKEKEKEKEKEKEKEKKKEKHKKKSALEEMVEVPPAAILQPSKKSKVCKEPAVVGKKDRKKPGKKDEVKNSRLGVPPLAGPTPLVPSASLEAEDDIGVFGGGSGERCKPMSYEEKRQLSLDINKLPGDKLGRVVHIIQSREPSLKNSNPDEIEIDFETLKPSTLRELEKYVSCSLRKKKRTTAEKALEVSKAKTGSSSSASSDSSEDSEDSEHGLVPKQQQKQKKAVFTKDTKRPHHPSFNSVGGPPVPPHQPQVVQSKPLFSAPPALPLPVPAPSLDSSQLLGSGFDPLAHFLNPHLAQSKPEPTPTVSTAGGPAPPGPLNAQAHAAPPPAETHPFLNQHTILPSPALHNALPQQPSRPSHRAAPLPPKSAQQPPAPAPIMPASAGAPLPSSSAPPHPSLPLALPERAPPPPPPPPHLPSPTTHTILGTLSAQPPQALLEDDEEPAPAGPASPPPSLPLSQMHVYLQSLQPRAPAPGPAQPLHGHAHTPAQAPPHATQPAHAQAVTAAAQRNGAGHGLLPQSLMTAAGPKAAALQQKLQQMQQHQRPQSPCIKTEPYAGSLRESPPSLRLHSPQMTPQFHPVGQHSPVQTKKHEQRSNLVGGVKEEKLSHSPVLPPSPFSPALRPDAHKSLDGRPPHNVKSLDGSRPGSRLPHSPNPPTSQHEVKVKLESKTQSAPKKAQDTKLKNMGSWASLIQRPQSTTSTSSFRSSSDSFEQFRRVALEKEERERQLKAQAEQARREQEKLRSGSRDDEDTAEPARRSKDDTHRRQEQQPSPLAPTPPASTPPTRSPQPAPSQPPATPPAPPSAAAQTALDQQREMARRREQERRRREAMADTIDINFQSELMAIFEENLF
- the LOC115539868 gene encoding bromodomain-containing protein 4 isoform X1, with the protein product MGDGLEAGRSQTPPTAPPPLSCNPPAPETWNPSRPRRQTNQLQYLLKGVLKALWKHHFAWPFQAPVDAIKLNLPDYYKIIKTPMDMGTIKKRLENSYYWNAHECIHDFNTMFTNCYIYNKPGDDIVLMAESLEKAFLNKISEMPQEETEIAVVSKGRRGSSRREPGLTRPDSGQDSSSPSTTPHTRDYSSSSSTPHTRAPPLTPTPQGPPNLPLALPSHGLAQPPRVPPTPPSHAPQLGPPFPLSTLDILAQGLTSVPPPASAHTTALSGLHPNQPQQNPAAPIKQRKSQKRKADTTTPTANDQLSESSPVSSADPRPRREVSRPPKQPKREALQPDSQNHLGLVLGIGLAGTASPKKQEQLRYCAGLVRDMLSKKHGEYAWPFYKPVDARALSLHDYHDIIKHPMDLCTVKNKLEARQYRDAQEFAADVRLMFSNCYKYNPPDHDVVAMARKLQDVFEMRFAKMPDEPTEPALVPAPSPAPHPAPHPVHQPVHHPVHHPVHHPVHHPVHHPALHPALHPALLPAPTSRQVLPATLARRTSSSSDAESSAGDSERERQHRLAELQEQVRAPVPFWAREPIVMSEKLKAVHEQLAALAQPQVSKPSKKKERERKEKEKEKEKEKEKEKEKEKKKEKHKKKSALEEMVEVPPAAILQPSKKSKVCKEPAVVGKKDRKKPGKKDEVKNSRLGVPPLAGPTPLVPSASLEAEDDIGVFGGGSGERCKPMSYEEKRQLSLDINKLPGDKLGRVVHIIQSREPSLKNSNPDEIEIDFETLKPSTLRELEKYVSCSLRKKKRTTAEKALEVSKAKTGSSSSASSDSSEDSEDSEHGLVPKQQQKQKKAVFTKDTKRPHHPSFNSVGGPPVPPHQPQVVQSKPLFSAPPALPLPVPAPSLDSSQLLGSGFDPLAHFLNPHLAQSKPEPTPTVSTAGGPAPPGPLNAQAHAAPPPAETHPFLNQHTILPSPALHNALPQQPSRPSHRAAPLPPKSAQQPPAPAPIMPASAGAPLPSSSAPPHPSLPLALPERAPPPPPPPPHLPSPTTHTILGTLSAQPPQALLEDDEEPAPAGPASPPPSLPLSQMHVYLQSLQPRAPAPGPAQPLHGHAHTPAQAPPHATQPAHAQAVTAAAQRNGAGHGLLPQSLMTAAGPKAAALQQKLQQMQQHQRPQSPCIKTEPYAGSLRESPPSLRLHSPQMTPQFHPVGQHSPVQTKKHEQRSNLVGGVKEEKLSHSPVLPPSPFSPALRPDAHKSLDGRPPHNVKSLDGSRPGSRLPHSPNPPTSQHEVKVKLESKTQSAPKKAQDTKLKNMGSWASLIQRPQSTTSTSSFRSSSDSFEQFRRVALEKEERERQLKAQAEQARREQEKLRSGSRDDEDTAEPARRSKDDTHRRQEQQPSPLAPTPPASTPPTRSPQPAPSQPPATPPAPPSAAAQTALDQQREMARRREQERRRREAMADTIDINFQSELMAIFEENLF
- the LOC115539868 gene encoding bromodomain-containing protein 4 isoform X2, translated to MGDGLEAGRSQTPPTAPPPLSCNPPAPETWNPSRPRRQTNQLQYLLKGVLKALWKHHFAWPFQAPVDAIKLNLPDYYKIIKTPMDMGTIKKRLENSYYWNAHECIHDFNTMFTNCYIYNKPGDDIVLMAESLEKAFLNKISEMPQEETEIAVVSKGRRGSSRREPGLTRPDSGQDSSSPSTTPHTRDYSSSSSTPHTRAPPLTPTPQGPPNLPLALPSHGLAQPPRVPPTPPSHAPQLGPPFPLSTLDILAQGLTSVPPPASAHTTALSGLHPNQPQQNPAAPIKQRKSQKRKADTTTPTANDQLSESSPVSSADPRPRREVSRPPKQPKREALQPDSQNHLGLVLGIGLAGTASPKKQEQLRYCAGLVRDMLSKKHGEYAWPFYKPVDARALSLHDYHDIIKHPMDLCTVKNKLEARQYRDAQEFAADVRLMFSNCYKYNPPDHDVVAMARKLQDVFEMRFAKMPDEPTEPALVPAPSPAPHPAPHPVHQPVHHPVHHPVHHPVHHPVHHPALHPALHPALLPAPTSRQVLPATLARRTSSSSDAESSAGDSERERQHRLAELQEQVRAPVPFWAREPIVMSEKLKAVHEQLAALAQPQVSKPSKKKERERKEKEKEKEKEKEKEKEKEKKKEKHKKKSALEEMVEVPPAAILQPSKKSKVCKEPAVVGKKDRKKPGKKDEVKNSRLGVPPLAGPTPLVPSASLEAEDDIGVFGGGSGERCKPMSYEEKRQLSLDINKLPGDKLGRVVHIIQSREPSLKNSNPDEIEIDFETLKPSTLRELEKYVSCSLRKKKRTTAEKALEVSKAKTGSSSSASSDSSEDSEDSEHGLVPKQQQKQKKAVFTKDTKRPHHPSFNSVGGPPVPPHQPQVVQSKPLFSAPPALPLPVPAPSLDSSQLLGSGFDPLAHFLNPHLAQSKPEPTPTVSTAGGPAPPGPLNAQAHAAPPPAETHPFLNQHTILPSPALHNALPQQPSRPSHRAAPLPPKSAQQPPAPAPIMPASAGAPLPSSSAPPHPSLPLALPERAPPPPPPPPHLPSPTTHTILGTLSAQPPQALLEDDEEPAPAGPASPPPSLPLSQMHVYLQSLQPRAPAPGPAQPLHGHAHTPAQAPPHATQPAHAQAVTAAAQRNGAGHGLLPQSLMTAAGPKAAALQQKLQQMQQHQRPQSPCIKTEPYAGSLRESPPSLRLHSPQMTPQFHPVGQHSPVQTKKHEQRSNLVGGVKEEKLSHSPVLPPSPFSPALRPDAHKSLDGRPPHNVKSLDGSRPGSRLPHSPNPPTSQHEVKVKLESKTQSAPKKAQDTKLKNMGSWASLIQRPQSTTSTSSFRSSSDSFEQFRRVALEKEERERQLKAQAEQARREQEKLRGSRDDEDTAEPARRSKDDTHRRQEQQPSPLAPTPPASTPPTRSPQPAPSQPPATPPAPPSAAAQTALDQQREMARRREQERRRREAMADTIDINFQSELMAIFEENLF